In the genome of uncultured Sphaerochaeta sp., the window GGTCTTGTACGGGAAAAGGATGCCCGAACCGGTCTTGCTCTTGGGCTGGTGGTGTGCACCGGCAGGACCGCTCAGGGAAGGATACATCTGCAGCTTGAAGTCCGGAATCGAGCTGTTGGCGGTTACGCCGCCGAGCTGATCATAATATGCATAGCTCGCCATAGCCTTGCCGGTTGCAAGTTTCTGTGTCCAGCGGTCTCCATCAATAGGTTCGGCCATCTCAGGATCGAGCAAGCCTTCCGCATACAGCTTGTGGAAGTACGTGACGTAGTCCTTGTACTGCTCGCTGATGGCACCAGCGAAATAGCGCTTGTTCGCATAGTCCCAGCTGAGGGTGTTGCTGCCGCTTGCACTGTTCTTGCCCAGTGAAATACCCCAGGAGGGCATGGTCATGCGGTAGAGCACACGAGGGCCGGCCAGGATGGTAAGGGGATAGGAAGAAGGATTGTTCTGCTTGAACACCTTGAGCACCTGATACAGGTCATCAAAGGTCTTCGGGGTCTTGAGGTTGTACTTCTTCAGCAGGTCCTCGCGCAGGATCAAGCCGCCATCATAGAAGGGAACATCGAAGAGAGCGGGAAGATAGTAGCGCTTGCCATCCTTCAGATTGAGCGCATTCACATCATCCTCAAGCCCGAACTCCTTGACCCTGGCGTTGAAATTGGGTGTCCACTCGCTGTAATCGCTGATCGGAACGATCGCGCCGTTGAGTGCAAGCGCCGCATTCTCGCCCTTGGTGGACTGGTAGAGAATGACATCGGGGGCGTTGGTGCCGGTGTTCAGTGCCAAGGAGACCTTGGTCTGATAATCGGCGATCGGGATGATCTCAAACTCCACGTCTGCGTTCACCCGTTTCTGGACCTCGGTGACAGTCAGCCAGTCCTGCTTGAACGGCAGGGTGGCATTGTCTGAATAGTAGGCGGAGAATGAGACCGGACCGCCACTTTGTTCCTTTACTCCCGCCGCTGTGAGCGAGAAGGAAAGGGTAAGCAAAACCAAGAGAGCAACCAATAGGGTTTTCTTCATAGTGCCCCTCCTTTGTGTATTTGAAAAACCGATGTACGGTCTTTACCAACAAAGCTCTGCGGCTGTCCTGGAAGGGTGCAAACTCGGGAGACATGAGGACTGCCACCTCTGTAGTATAAGCACCAAATGGAGCAAATCGCAACAATCTTTTTTACCAATACCCTAAATTTTTCTGAAAATTATTTTCAACTACCGTTGGATTTTTCCCATCACCACCCTATGTCTTGCACCGGTTGCACCGAGCATGTTGTTGGGTCTTCCCTGCAAAGCCTCATACGCAAGCAGGGCGAACGCG includes:
- a CDS encoding extracellular solute-binding protein, producing MKKTLLVALLVLLTLSFSLTAAGVKEQSGGPVSFSAYYSDNATLPFKQDWLTVTEVQKRVNADVEFEIIPIADYQTKVSLALNTGTNAPDVILYQSTKGENAALALNGAIVPISDYSEWTPNFNARVKEFGLEDDVNALNLKDGKRYYLPALFDVPFYDGGLILREDLLKKYNLKTPKTFDDLYQVLKVFKQNNPSSYPLTILAGPRVLYRMTMPSWGISLGKNSASGSNTLSWDYANKRYFAGAISEQYKDYVTYFHKLYAEGLLDPEMAEPIDGDRWTQKLATGKAMASYAYYDQLGGVTANSSIPDFKLQMYPSLSGPAGAHHQPKSKTGSGILFPYKTSKRSDFEQIVRAVDEMFFSEENAKLWCLGVEGTTYTVKDGKIVFVDEILNSSEGIYKSLQVRYGCGSDVTQMVWVNSREMTKYDENYARINAEVEAMGDVIQAIPPTPKFDDRQAEEAGTLQTPLSDAFERWNSAFLTGSKSIEKDWDAYVKEMKSLGIEKFNDLYNANL